One part of the Paroedura picta isolate Pp20150507F chromosome 5, Ppicta_v3.0, whole genome shotgun sequence genome encodes these proteins:
- the LOC143837327 gene encoding IgGFc-binding protein-like isoform X2, translated as MLLLWAWFTLPCAALPPQGPQLTLCSRMNCETGTICVIKRGKPQCVAVSQACHAFQCPEGTVCEIAQGIPSCIPYAHNCHHITCPDGTICQLLDGAPRCIVATPSCANVHCKENTICVITNDIPQCIPVPLSCQPFRCHPGTECRFVNGWPVCLPVQPSCDNVSCNDGTLCKMVEGQPQCVPAPATCNDLLCQEGTVCEIVSGHPKCVPRPSSCHDIICAAGERCQMEHGLPRCLPTPTSCDRIHCKLGTLCELVHGVPTCVSSLPSCHRVQCNAGSTCEMVEGWPKCVPATQVASCGGNQCKSGTTCEMIDGQARCVPAPQSCDKVICKVGTSACWASGQSHYHTFDGRNYDFQGTCAYTVVKTCSRSSKLPFFHVFTKSKKSSSAPLSFMSQVTLTVYGFNITMVKYEYGLVRVNQVRSRLPMSLHDGKLSLYHRGSQLVIETDFGLNLYYDWSYYLMVKATAAFQGQLCGLCGNYNGDPNDDFVMSSGGLTTDSVQFGKSWTVENENGQCSHGCQGKCKQCSAELMAKYRAEAFCGLMAKHKDGPFHPCHGLLRYKPYVDNCVTDLCAFDGYKQILCRAFKTYADACQREGAAILDWRKEAGCPLLCPENSQYVACGSACPATCNNFDAPKKCRLPCMETCECDPDYVLDSGRCIPKDRCGCTHQGHLYNPNEQFWDDQHCHRLCLCRPQDRRVFCQGAQCGERSGCRVDNGVRSCYPISYSTCSTLGQLHYVTFDGLHYDFYGTCVYRLAELCHRRTNLTHFQVLVQHELGGPRDPSANKVIEVTVYGITILVQHSKVLLNGLLINLPYNIEHGRVSIYYQGWDLVIKTEFGLTVRFDWKNNIHLKVPGTYAGRLCGLCGNFNGFRDDDMQNQRGVSVPNPRDFGRTWKLRDIPGCTEMEKKECADIGQVELTQRKGKECGILLDQHGPFRDCHSKVLPTLYFRDCVFDHCSNRADKSVICRIISSYVAACQAAGAKINEWRSPSFCRPDCPANSHYEICANSCPVTCRNLFDQAVCDDMCHEGCECDTGFVLSGDRCVPIAQCGCLHQGFYYKAGESFYPNGFCKEQCVCHAGGIMRCQPSSCDAPAECRLMDGVQTCYSHMAKTGTCHVFGDPHFLTFDGLTYDIQSNCTYILAQSCTHKHSTPSFAVHVENERRSRGKVSVTKSVSVTAHQNTFVVMREKRGFIQVNGAAYSVPFRLASGGVRVFYHGENLILQTDFGLHISFDHFYHLVVTVPHSFQRQVCGLCGNYNDQPLDDYLTPTGDRTASIRGLAMSWTVNQPTAICTQDCSASVCGSCHESRKASYVHNSQCGILRAPHGPFSACYSTISPVIFFNNCVHDLCKAQGNNVILCRSIHSYVTACQAAGITIKPWRTEQFCPMKCPANSHYDLCTKPCPRGCREATSITQCPRTCAEGCKCDEGYFMAEYRCVPMSLCRCFYNGTWFKMGAVVLLAECKQQCICHRKGTVVCKSYQCSPGRSCVLSNSRWDCLQQEGHCTITHGGVFTTFDGISGKVPSIGSYEISSLVNTSSASWFRVVAMLEKCPMCPTPVVDSVVIFFQNLIVRVNKEGLVWVNENPALLPAQPSKDISVSQNQGVVTVRCRAEIRVLLSSKGETTVSLSGSLHHQVQRACGNFNSIGADDLWLPNGTVVNNIGEVLNYWRVKRTTAEHGLQKTHA; from the exons CTGCTCtgcccccacagggccctcagttgACCCTCTGCAGTCGAATGAATTGTGAAACGGGAACAATCTGCGTCATCAAGCGGGGGAAACCACAGTGCGTTGCGGTATCTCAGGCATGTCACGCCTTCCAGTGCCCAGAAGGAACTGTGTGTGAGATAGCCCAGGGCATCCCCAGCTGCATCCCTTACGCACACAATTGTCATCACATCACATGTCCAGATGGGACAATATGTCAGCTGCTGGATGGAGCTCCCAGATGCATAGTGGCAACACCGTCATGTGCCAACGTCCACTGCAAAGAGAACACCATCTGTGTCATCACCAATGACATACCTCAGTGTATCCCGGTGCCGTTGTCCTGTCAGCCCTTCAGATGCCACCCAGGAACAGAGTGCCGCTTTGTTAACGGGTGGCCTGTGTGCTTGCCCGTCCAGCCTTCCTGTGACAACGTCTCATGCAACGATGGAACTTTGTGTAAGATGGTGGAAGGCCAGCCACAGTGTGTCCCGGCACCAGCAACCTGCAATGACCTTCTGTGTCAAGAAGGGACCGTGTGTGAAATAGTCAGTGGGCATCCAAAGTGTGTCCCACGGCCTTCATCTTGTCACGATATAATATGTGCGGCTGGGGAGAGATGCCAGATGGAACATGGCTTGCCTAGATGTCTGCCCACCCCAACATCTTGTGACCGAATTCACTGCAAACTAGGAACCCTGTGCGAGTTAGTTCACGGTGTACCCACCTGCGTCTCTAGCCTGCCTTCTTGCCACAGGGTTCAGTGCAATGCAGGAAGCACTTGTGAGATGGTTGAGGGCTGGCCAAAGTGTGTGCCGGCTACCCAAGTAGCATCCTGTGGTGGAAATCAGTGCAAGTCAGGGACCACGTGTGAGATGATTGATGGACAGGCCAGATGTGTTCCTGCCCCACAGTCTTGTGACAAGGTCATCTGCAAAGTAGGGACC TCTGCTTGCTGGGCCTCAGGCCAGTCTCACTACCACACTTTCGATGGACGCAACTACGATTTCCAAGGCACCTGTGCCTACACCGTGGTCAAGACGTGCTCGCGCAGTTCCAAGCTGCCGTTCTTCCATGTTTTCACCAAGAGCAAGAAGAGCAGCAGCGCCCCACTGTCTTTCATGAGCCAGGTCACCCTCACCGTCTATGGCTTCAACATCACCATGGTCAAGTATGAATACGGACTAGTCAGA GTCAACCAAGTGCGCTCACGTCTGCCCATGAGCTTGCATGATGGGAAACTTTCTCTTTACCACCGGGGAAGCCAACTGGTCATTGAAACAGACTTTGGCCTGAACCTTTACTATGACTGGAGTTATTATCTCATGGTAAAGGCTACTGCAGCATTCCAAGGCCAGCTCTGTGGCCTCTGCGGCAACTACAATGGAGATCCCAATGATGACTTTGTGATGTCTTCTGGTGGCTTGACCACAGACTCAGTACAGTTTGGCAAGAGCTGGACAGTGGAGAATGAAAATGGACAATGCAGTCATGGGTGCCAGGGCAAATGCAAGCAATGCTCTGCTGAGCTCATGGCCAAGTACAGAGCAGAAGCCTTTTGCGGACTGATGGCTAAACACAAGGACGGTCCTTTCCACCCCTGCCATGGCTTGCTCAGGTACAAACCCTATGTGGACAACTGTGTGACTGACCTATGCGCTTTCGATGGCTACAAGCAGATCTTATGCCGAGCATTTAAGACTTACGCAGATGCCTGCCAGAGAGAAGGAGCAGCAATACTGGACTGGAGAAAAGAGGCTGGCTGCC CCCTCTTGTGTCCTGAGAACAGCCAGTATGTGGCCTGTGGCTCAGCATGTCCTGCCACCTGCAACAACTTTGACGCTCCAAAGAAGTGCCGCTTACCTTGCATGGAAACTTGCGAGTGCGACCCAGACTATGTGTTGGATAGTGGCAGGTGCATTCCTAAAGACCgatgtggctgcacccaccagggTCACCTCTACAACCCAAATGAGCAATTCTGGGATGACCAACATTGTCACAGACTTTGCTTGTGTAGACCGCAAGACAGGAGAGTATTCTGCCAGGGAGCCCAGTGTGGGGAGAGGTCAGGATGCCGTGTGGACAATGGTGTCAGGAGCTGCTACCCCATCAGTTACAGCACCTGCTCTACCCTAGGCCAGTTGCATTATGTCACCTTTGACGGGTTGCACTATGACTTCTATGGGACCTGTGTTTATCGCCTGGCTGAACTCTGCCACAGAAGAACCAATCTCACTCACTTCCAAGTCCTTGTGCAACATGAACTGGGGGGGCCCAGGGATCCCTCTGCCAATAAGGTCATCGAAGTAACGGTCTATGGGATTACTATCTTAGTCCAACACAGCAAAGTCTTG CTCAACGGCTTGTTGATCAACCTGCCTTACAACATTGAACATGGCAGAGTCTCCATTTACTACCAGGGCTGGGATCTTGTGATCAAGACGGAATTTGGATTGACCGTGAGGTTTGACTGGAAGAACAACATCCATCTCAAAGTGCCAGGAACCTACGCCGGTCGTCTGTGTGGCTTATGTGGCAACTTCAATGGGTTTCGGGATGACGACATGCAGAACCAGAGAGGAGTGTCTGTACCGAATCCCAGAGACTTTGGGAGAACCTGGAAGCTTCGGGACATCCCAGGCTGCACAGAGATGGAAAAGAAAGAATGTGCTGATATTGGGCAGGTGGAGCTCACCCAGAGGAAGGGCAAAGAGTGTGGCATCCTATTAGATCAGCATGGCCCCTTCAGGGACTGCCACAGCAAGGTCCTGCCTACCTTGTACTTCCGAGACTGTGTCTTTGACCACTGCTCCAACAGGGCCGACAAAAGTGTCATATGTCGCATCATTTCCTCTTATGTGGCAGCTTGCCAAGCAGCTGGGGCCAAGATCAATGAGTGGAGATCCCCCAGCTTCTGCC GGCCGGACTGCCCAGCAAACAGCCACTACGAAATCTGTGCCAACAGTTGCCCCGTCACATGCCGCAATCTTTTTGACCAGGCAGTCTGCGATGATATGTGTCACGAGGGGTGTGAGTGTGACACAGGCTTTGTCTTGAGTGGGGACAGGTGTGTCCCCATCGCCCAGTGTGGTTGCCTCCACCAAGGCTTCTACTACAAAGCAGGCGAGTCCTTCTATCCCAATGGGTTCTGCAAGGAGCAATGTGTCTGCCATGCTGGCGGCATCATGCGATGCCAGCCTTCTTCTTGCGACGCTCCCGCAGAGTGTCGTCTCATGGATGGTGTGCAGACGTGCTACTCCCACATGGCCAAGACGGGGACTTGCCACGTGTTTGGCGATCCCCACTTTCTTACCTTCGACGGCCTCACCTATGACATCCAGAGCAACTGCACTTACATCTTAGCACAGAGCTGCACGCACAAGCACTCCACTCCCTCCTTTGCGGTCCACGTGGAGAATGAGAGGCGGTCCCGGGGCAAGGTCTCCGTCACCAAGTCCGTGTCTGTCACCGCTCATCAGAACACCTTCGTCGTGATGCGGGAAAAGAGAGGCTTCATCCAG GTAAATGGTGCTGCCTACTCCGTGCCTTTCCGCCTGGCTAGTGGTGGGGTGCGTGTCTTCTACCATGGTGAAAACCTCATATTGCAGACAGACTTTGGCTTGCATATCTCCTTTGACCATTTCTACCATCTCGTTGTCACCGTGCCCCACTCCTTTCAGAGACAGGTCTGTGGCCTGTGTGGCAACTACAATGACCAGCCTTTGGATGACTACTTGACACCCACTGGAGACAGAACAGCAAGTATCCGAGGCCTTGCAATGAGCTGGACTGTGAACCAACCAACAGCAATCTGTACTCAGGACTGCAGTGCTTCGGTGTGTGGATCTTGCCACGAGAGCCGGAAGGCCAGTTATGTGCACAACAGCCAGTGTGGCATACTGCGGGCACCTCATGGCCCCTTCAGTGCATGCTATTCTACCATCAGCCCTGTCATCTTCTTCAACAACTGTGTGCATGACCTCTGCAAGGCACAAGGGAACAATGTTATCCTGTGTCGGTCCATCCACAGCTATGTTACCGCTTGTCAAGCTGCTGGAATCACAATCAAACCTTGGAGGACAGAGCAATTCTGTC CCATGAAATGCCCCGCCAACAGCCACTATGACCTGTGCACCAAACCTTGCCCCAGGGGCTGCAGAGAAGCAACCAGCATCACCCAGTGTCCTCGGACCTGTGCCGAAGGCTGCAAGTGCGACGAGGGCTATTTTATGGCTGAGTACCGCTGTGTCCCCATGAGCCTGTGCCGGTGCTTCTACAATGGCACGTGGTTTAAG ATGGGAGCGGTAGTGCTGTTAGCCGAATGCAAGCAGCAATGTATTTGCCACCGTAAAGGGACAGTGGTGTGCAAGTCCTATCAGTGCTCACCTGGGAGGTCCTGTGTGTTGAGCAACAGCAGATGGGACTGCCTTCAGCAGGAAGGTCACTGCACTATCACTCATGGAGGTGTCTTCACCACTTTCGACGGCATCTCTGGAAAAGTTCCTTCCATCGGATCCTATGAGATCTCCTCGCTCGTCAACACCTCTTCTGCATCTTGGTTCCGGGTGGTGGCAATGCTGGAGAAGTGCCCCATGTGCCCGACTCCTGTTGTGGACTCTGTCGTCATCTTCTTCCAGAACCTTATTGTGCGGGTCAACAAGGAGGGCTTAGTTtgg GTGAATGAGAATCCTGCTCTTCTCCCAGCCCAGCCTTCCAAGGATATATCAGTGAGCCAGAATCAAGGAGTGGTGACGGTGAGGTGCAGAGCTGAGATTCGTGTTCTCCTCAGCAGCAAGGGAGAGACAACTGTGAGTCTCAGCGGTTCTCTGCACCACCAAGTACAAAGAGCATGTGGGAACTTCAACAGTATTGGTGCAGATGACCTTTGGCTACCCAATGGGACGGTAGTGAATAATATTGGAGAGGTCCTCAACTACTGGAGAGTCAAGAGAACAACAGCAGAACACG GTCTTCAGAAAACCCATGCCTAA
- the LOC143837327 gene encoding IgGFc-binding protein-like isoform X3, with amino-acid sequence MLLLWAWFTLPCAALPPQGPQLTLCSRMNCETGTICVIKRGKPQCVAVSQACHAFQCPEGTVCEIAQGIPSCIPYAHNCHHITCPDGTICQLLDGAPRCIVATPSCANVHCKENTICVITNDIPQCIPVPLSCQPFRCHPGTECRFVNGWPVCLPVQPSCDNVSCNDGTLCKMVEGQPQCVPAPATCNDLLCQEGTVCEIVSGHPKCVPRPSSCHDIICAAGERCQMEHGLPRCLPTPTSCDRIHCKLGTLCELVHGVPTCVSSLPSCHRVQCNAGSTCEMVEGWPKCVPATQVASCGGNQCKSGTTCEMIDGQARCVPAPQSCDKVICKSACWASGQSHYHTFDGRNYDFQGTCAYTVVKTCSRSSKLPFFHVFTKSKKSSSAPLSFMSQVTLTVYGFNITMVKYEYGLVRVNQVRSRLPMSLHDGKLSLYHRGSQLVIETDFGLNLYYDWSYYLMVKATAAFQGQLCGLCGNYNGDPNDDFVMSSGGLTTDSVQFGKSWTVENENGQCSHGCQGKCKQCSAELMAKYRAEAFCGLMAKHKDGPFHPCHGLLRYKPYVDNCVTDLCAFDGYKQILCRAFKTYADACQREGAAILDWRKEAGCPLLCPENSQYVACGSACPATCNNFDAPKKCRLPCMETCECDPDYVLDSGRCIPKDRCGCTHQGHLYNPNEQFWDDQHCHRLCLCRPQDRRVFCQGAQCGERSGCRVDNGVRSCYPISYSTCSTLGQLHYVTFDGLHYDFYGTCVYRLAELCHRRTNLTHFQVLVQHELGGPRDPSANKVIEVTVYGITILVQHSKVLLNGLLINLPYNIEHGRVSIYYQGWDLVIKTEFGLTVRFDWKNNIHLKVPGTYAGRLCGLCGNFNGFRDDDMQNQRGVSVPNPRDFGRTWKLRDIPGCTEMEKKECADIGQVELTQRKGKECGILLDQHGPFRDCHSKVLPTLYFRDCVFDHCSNRADKSVICRIISSYVAACQAAGAKINEWRSPSFCRPDCPANSHYEICANSCPVTCRNLFDQAVCDDMCHEGCECDTGFVLSGDRCVPIAQCGCLHQGFYYKAGESFYPNGFCKEQCVCHAGGIMRCQPSSCDAPAECRLMDGVQTCYSHMAKTGTCHVFGDPHFLTFDGLTYDIQSNCTYILAQSCTHKHSTPSFAVHVENERRSRGKVSVTKSVSVTAHQNTFVVMREKRGFIQVNGAAYSVPFRLASGGVRVFYHGENLILQTDFGLHISFDHFYHLVVTVPHSFQRQVCGLCGNYNDQPLDDYLTPTGDRTASIRGLAMSWTVNQPTAICTQDCSASVCGSCHESRKASYVHNSQCGILRAPHGPFSACYSTISPVIFFNNCVHDLCKAQGNNVILCRSIHSYVTACQAAGITIKPWRTEQFCPMKCPANSHYDLCTKPCPRGCREATSITQCPRTCAEGCKCDEGYFMAEYRCVPMSLCRCFYNGTWFKMGAVVLLAECKQQCICHRKGTVVCKSYQCSPGRSCVLSNSRWDCLQQEGHCTITHGGVFTTFDGISGKVPSIGSYEISSLVNTSSASWFRVVAMLEKCPMCPTPVVDSVVIFFQNLIVRVNKEGLVWVNENPALLPAQPSKDISVSQNQGVVTVRCRAEIRVLLSSKGETTVSLSGSLHHQVQRACGNFNSIGADDLWLPNGTVVNNIGEVLNYWRVKRTTAEHGLQKTHA; translated from the exons CTGCTCtgcccccacagggccctcagttgACCCTCTGCAGTCGAATGAATTGTGAAACGGGAACAATCTGCGTCATCAAGCGGGGGAAACCACAGTGCGTTGCGGTATCTCAGGCATGTCACGCCTTCCAGTGCCCAGAAGGAACTGTGTGTGAGATAGCCCAGGGCATCCCCAGCTGCATCCCTTACGCACACAATTGTCATCACATCACATGTCCAGATGGGACAATATGTCAGCTGCTGGATGGAGCTCCCAGATGCATAGTGGCAACACCGTCATGTGCCAACGTCCACTGCAAAGAGAACACCATCTGTGTCATCACCAATGACATACCTCAGTGTATCCCGGTGCCGTTGTCCTGTCAGCCCTTCAGATGCCACCCAGGAACAGAGTGCCGCTTTGTTAACGGGTGGCCTGTGTGCTTGCCCGTCCAGCCTTCCTGTGACAACGTCTCATGCAACGATGGAACTTTGTGTAAGATGGTGGAAGGCCAGCCACAGTGTGTCCCGGCACCAGCAACCTGCAATGACCTTCTGTGTCAAGAAGGGACCGTGTGTGAAATAGTCAGTGGGCATCCAAAGTGTGTCCCACGGCCTTCATCTTGTCACGATATAATATGTGCGGCTGGGGAGAGATGCCAGATGGAACATGGCTTGCCTAGATGTCTGCCCACCCCAACATCTTGTGACCGAATTCACTGCAAACTAGGAACCCTGTGCGAGTTAGTTCACGGTGTACCCACCTGCGTCTCTAGCCTGCCTTCTTGCCACAGGGTTCAGTGCAATGCAGGAAGCACTTGTGAGATGGTTGAGGGCTGGCCAAAGTGTGTGCCGGCTACCCAAGTAGCATCCTGTGGTGGAAATCAGTGCAAGTCAGGGACCACGTGTGAGATGATTGATGGACAGGCCAGATGTGTTCCTGCCCCACAGTCTTGTGACAAGGTCATCTGCAAA TCTGCTTGCTGGGCCTCAGGCCAGTCTCACTACCACACTTTCGATGGACGCAACTACGATTTCCAAGGCACCTGTGCCTACACCGTGGTCAAGACGTGCTCGCGCAGTTCCAAGCTGCCGTTCTTCCATGTTTTCACCAAGAGCAAGAAGAGCAGCAGCGCCCCACTGTCTTTCATGAGCCAGGTCACCCTCACCGTCTATGGCTTCAACATCACCATGGTCAAGTATGAATACGGACTAGTCAGA GTCAACCAAGTGCGCTCACGTCTGCCCATGAGCTTGCATGATGGGAAACTTTCTCTTTACCACCGGGGAAGCCAACTGGTCATTGAAACAGACTTTGGCCTGAACCTTTACTATGACTGGAGTTATTATCTCATGGTAAAGGCTACTGCAGCATTCCAAGGCCAGCTCTGTGGCCTCTGCGGCAACTACAATGGAGATCCCAATGATGACTTTGTGATGTCTTCTGGTGGCTTGACCACAGACTCAGTACAGTTTGGCAAGAGCTGGACAGTGGAGAATGAAAATGGACAATGCAGTCATGGGTGCCAGGGCAAATGCAAGCAATGCTCTGCTGAGCTCATGGCCAAGTACAGAGCAGAAGCCTTTTGCGGACTGATGGCTAAACACAAGGACGGTCCTTTCCACCCCTGCCATGGCTTGCTCAGGTACAAACCCTATGTGGACAACTGTGTGACTGACCTATGCGCTTTCGATGGCTACAAGCAGATCTTATGCCGAGCATTTAAGACTTACGCAGATGCCTGCCAGAGAGAAGGAGCAGCAATACTGGACTGGAGAAAAGAGGCTGGCTGCC CCCTCTTGTGTCCTGAGAACAGCCAGTATGTGGCCTGTGGCTCAGCATGTCCTGCCACCTGCAACAACTTTGACGCTCCAAAGAAGTGCCGCTTACCTTGCATGGAAACTTGCGAGTGCGACCCAGACTATGTGTTGGATAGTGGCAGGTGCATTCCTAAAGACCgatgtggctgcacccaccagggTCACCTCTACAACCCAAATGAGCAATTCTGGGATGACCAACATTGTCACAGACTTTGCTTGTGTAGACCGCAAGACAGGAGAGTATTCTGCCAGGGAGCCCAGTGTGGGGAGAGGTCAGGATGCCGTGTGGACAATGGTGTCAGGAGCTGCTACCCCATCAGTTACAGCACCTGCTCTACCCTAGGCCAGTTGCATTATGTCACCTTTGACGGGTTGCACTATGACTTCTATGGGACCTGTGTTTATCGCCTGGCTGAACTCTGCCACAGAAGAACCAATCTCACTCACTTCCAAGTCCTTGTGCAACATGAACTGGGGGGGCCCAGGGATCCCTCTGCCAATAAGGTCATCGAAGTAACGGTCTATGGGATTACTATCTTAGTCCAACACAGCAAAGTCTTG CTCAACGGCTTGTTGATCAACCTGCCTTACAACATTGAACATGGCAGAGTCTCCATTTACTACCAGGGCTGGGATCTTGTGATCAAGACGGAATTTGGATTGACCGTGAGGTTTGACTGGAAGAACAACATCCATCTCAAAGTGCCAGGAACCTACGCCGGTCGTCTGTGTGGCTTATGTGGCAACTTCAATGGGTTTCGGGATGACGACATGCAGAACCAGAGAGGAGTGTCTGTACCGAATCCCAGAGACTTTGGGAGAACCTGGAAGCTTCGGGACATCCCAGGCTGCACAGAGATGGAAAAGAAAGAATGTGCTGATATTGGGCAGGTGGAGCTCACCCAGAGGAAGGGCAAAGAGTGTGGCATCCTATTAGATCAGCATGGCCCCTTCAGGGACTGCCACAGCAAGGTCCTGCCTACCTTGTACTTCCGAGACTGTGTCTTTGACCACTGCTCCAACAGGGCCGACAAAAGTGTCATATGTCGCATCATTTCCTCTTATGTGGCAGCTTGCCAAGCAGCTGGGGCCAAGATCAATGAGTGGAGATCCCCCAGCTTCTGCC GGCCGGACTGCCCAGCAAACAGCCACTACGAAATCTGTGCCAACAGTTGCCCCGTCACATGCCGCAATCTTTTTGACCAGGCAGTCTGCGATGATATGTGTCACGAGGGGTGTGAGTGTGACACAGGCTTTGTCTTGAGTGGGGACAGGTGTGTCCCCATCGCCCAGTGTGGTTGCCTCCACCAAGGCTTCTACTACAAAGCAGGCGAGTCCTTCTATCCCAATGGGTTCTGCAAGGAGCAATGTGTCTGCCATGCTGGCGGCATCATGCGATGCCAGCCTTCTTCTTGCGACGCTCCCGCAGAGTGTCGTCTCATGGATGGTGTGCAGACGTGCTACTCCCACATGGCCAAGACGGGGACTTGCCACGTGTTTGGCGATCCCCACTTTCTTACCTTCGACGGCCTCACCTATGACATCCAGAGCAACTGCACTTACATCTTAGCACAGAGCTGCACGCACAAGCACTCCACTCCCTCCTTTGCGGTCCACGTGGAGAATGAGAGGCGGTCCCGGGGCAAGGTCTCCGTCACCAAGTCCGTGTCTGTCACCGCTCATCAGAACACCTTCGTCGTGATGCGGGAAAAGAGAGGCTTCATCCAG GTAAATGGTGCTGCCTACTCCGTGCCTTTCCGCCTGGCTAGTGGTGGGGTGCGTGTCTTCTACCATGGTGAAAACCTCATATTGCAGACAGACTTTGGCTTGCATATCTCCTTTGACCATTTCTACCATCTCGTTGTCACCGTGCCCCACTCCTTTCAGAGACAGGTCTGTGGCCTGTGTGGCAACTACAATGACCAGCCTTTGGATGACTACTTGACACCCACTGGAGACAGAACAGCAAGTATCCGAGGCCTTGCAATGAGCTGGACTGTGAACCAACCAACAGCAATCTGTACTCAGGACTGCAGTGCTTCGGTGTGTGGATCTTGCCACGAGAGCCGGAAGGCCAGTTATGTGCACAACAGCCAGTGTGGCATACTGCGGGCACCTCATGGCCCCTTCAGTGCATGCTATTCTACCATCAGCCCTGTCATCTTCTTCAACAACTGTGTGCATGACCTCTGCAAGGCACAAGGGAACAATGTTATCCTGTGTCGGTCCATCCACAGCTATGTTACCGCTTGTCAAGCTGCTGGAATCACAATCAAACCTTGGAGGACAGAGCAATTCTGTC CCATGAAATGCCCCGCCAACAGCCACTATGACCTGTGCACCAAACCTTGCCCCAGGGGCTGCAGAGAAGCAACCAGCATCACCCAGTGTCCTCGGACCTGTGCCGAAGGCTGCAAGTGCGACGAGGGCTATTTTATGGCTGAGTACCGCTGTGTCCCCATGAGCCTGTGCCGGTGCTTCTACAATGGCACGTGGTTTAAG ATGGGAGCGGTAGTGCTGTTAGCCGAATGCAAGCAGCAATGTATTTGCCACCGTAAAGGGACAGTGGTGTGCAAGTCCTATCAGTGCTCACCTGGGAGGTCCTGTGTGTTGAGCAACAGCAGATGGGACTGCCTTCAGCAGGAAGGTCACTGCACTATCACTCATGGAGGTGTCTTCACCACTTTCGACGGCATCTCTGGAAAAGTTCCTTCCATCGGATCCTATGAGATCTCCTCGCTCGTCAACACCTCTTCTGCATCTTGGTTCCGGGTGGTGGCAATGCTGGAGAAGTGCCCCATGTGCCCGACTCCTGTTGTGGACTCTGTCGTCATCTTCTTCCAGAACCTTATTGTGCGGGTCAACAAGGAGGGCTTAGTTtgg GTGAATGAGAATCCTGCTCTTCTCCCAGCCCAGCCTTCCAAGGATATATCAGTGAGCCAGAATCAAGGAGTGGTGACGGTGAGGTGCAGAGCTGAGATTCGTGTTCTCCTCAGCAGCAAGGGAGAGACAACTGTGAGTCTCAGCGGTTCTCTGCACCACCAAGTACAAAGAGCATGTGGGAACTTCAACAGTATTGGTGCAGATGACCTTTGGCTACCCAATGGGACGGTAGTGAATAATATTGGAGAGGTCCTCAACTACTGGAGAGTCAAGAGAACAACAGCAGAACACG GTCTTCAGAAAACCCATGCCTAA